In Anas acuta chromosome 5, bAnaAcu1.1, whole genome shotgun sequence, a single window of DNA contains:
- the CFL2 gene encoding cofilin-2, with protein MASGVTVNDEVIKVFNDMKVRKSSTPEEIKKRKKAVLFCLSDDKKQIIVEESKQILVGDIGDTVEDPYTAFVKLLPLNDCRYALYDATYETKESKKEDLVFIFWAPESAPLKSKMIYASSKDAIKKKFTGIKHEWQVNGLDDIKDRSTLGEKLGGNVVVSLEGKPL; from the exons ATG GCTTCTGGAGTAACAGTGAACGATGAAGTCATAAAGGTTTTTAATGACATGAAAGTAAGGAAATCTTCAACCccagaagagattaaaaaaagaaagaaagccgTTCTCTTCTGCCTAAGTgatgacaaaaaacaaataattgtaGAGGAGTCAAAGCAGATACTGGTTGGTGACATTGGAGATACCGTGGAGGACCCCTACACAGCCTTTGTGAAGTTGCTACCACTGAATGATTGCCGATACGCTTTGTATGATGCCACATATGAGACAAAGGAATCTAAGAAAGAAGACCTGGTATTTATATTCTG GGCTCCTGAAAGTGCGCCTTTAAAAAGCAAGATGATCTACGCAAGCTCTAAAGAtgccattaaaaagaaatttacaG GTATTAAACATGAGTGGCAAGTAAATGGTTTGGATGATATTAAGGACCGTTCAACACTTGGAGAGAAATTGGGAGGCAACGTGGTAGTTTCACTTGAAGGAAAACCCTTATAA